The following are encoded together in the Panthera leo isolate Ple1 chromosome B4, P.leo_Ple1_pat1.1, whole genome shotgun sequence genome:
- the LTBR gene encoding LOW QUALITY PROTEIN: tumor necrosis factor receptor superfamily member 3 (The sequence of the model RefSeq protein was modified relative to this genomic sequence to represent the inferred CDS: inserted 2 bases in 1 codon; deleted 1 base in 1 codon), whose product MRLPWAASPCGLAWGPLVLGLCSLLAASQAPLMREGPAQAPPYHTENQTCQDREKEYYEPKHRVCCSRCPPGTRVSVECSRGQNTVCAMCPENSYNEHWNHLSFCQMCRPCDQMLGFEETVPCTSKQKTQCRCQPGMFCVHWDTECVHCEPLSNCPPGTEVELKDEVGEAKRNCVPCKAGHFQNTSSPRARCQPHTRCEEQGLVEAVPGTAQSDTSCRNPLESPEMPGTVLVLAILLPLASLLFLTTVLACSWKSHPSLCRKLGSLLKRRPEGEESNTADGSWEPPRVNPHFPDLVKPLLPFSGDLAPASARLPATPGLEEEVLQQQSPLSQARELEAELPEQGQVAHGTNGIHVTGGSVTVTGNIYIYNGPVLGGARGPGDPPAPPEPPYPTPEEGAPGPPGLSTPYQEDGKAWHLAETEHWGAMPSNXGPRTQFVPHASWCLGKARRREVQEHLLPAAALPHRTDRGPG is encoded by the exons ATGCGCCTGCCGTGGGCCGCCTCCCCCTGCGGCCTGGCCTGGGGGCCACTCGTCCTGGGCCTCTGCAGTCTCCTGGCAGCATCCCAGGCCCCACTGATGAGGGAGGGGCCGGCGCAG GCGCCCCCATACCACACGGAGAACCAAACGTGCCAGGACCGGGAAAAGGAGTACTACGAGCCCAAGCATCGGGTCTGCTGCTCCCGCTGCCCCCCAG GCACACGTGTCTCAGTGGAATGCAGCCGCGGCCAGAACACAGTGTGTGCCATGTGCCCCGAGAATTCCTACAACGAGCACTGGAACCATCTCTCCTTCTGCCAGATGTGCCGCCCCTGTGACCAGA TGCTGGGCTTCGAGGAGACTGTGCCTTGCACCAGCAAACAGAAAACCCAGTGCCGCTGCCAGCCCGGAATGTTCTGCGTGCACTGGGACACCGAGTGTGTGCACTGCGAGCCACTCTCCAACTGCCCACCTGGCACCGAGGTGGAGCTCAAAG ATGAAGTCGGGGAGGCTAAGAGAAACTGTGTTCCCTGTAAGGCAGGGCACTTCCAGAATACCTCCTCCCCCAGGGCCCGCTGCCAGCCCCACACGAG GTGTGAGGAACAGGGTCTGGTAGAGGCAGTTCCAGGCACTGCCCAGTCTGACACCAGCTGCAGAAATCCACTCGAGTCCCCTGAGATGCCAG GAACCGTGCTGGTGCTGGCCATCCTGCTGCCGCTGGCCTCTCTCCTGTTCCTCACCACGGTCCTGGCCTGCTCCTGGAAGAgccacccctctctctgcaggAAGCTGG GATCCCTGCTCAAGAGGCGTCCAGAG gGAGAGGAATCAAATACTGCTGATGGAAGTTGGGAACCTCCAAGGGTCAATCCACATTTCCCTGACCTGGTAAAGCCACTTCTGCCCTTCTCTGGAGACTTGGCCCCGGCCTCGGCCAGGCTCCCAGCGACCCCAGGCTTGGAGGAAGAGGTGCTACAGCAGCAGAGTCCTCTAAGCCAGGCCAGGGAGCTGGAGGCTGAGCTCCCAGAGCAAGGCCAGGTGGCCCATG GTACCAACGGCATTCATGTCACCGGCGGGTCTGTGACTGTCACTGGCAACATCTACATCTACAACGGGCCAGTACTGGGGGGAGCACGGGGCCCTGGAGacccccctgctcccccagaACCTCCATACCCCACCCCTGAAGAGGGTGCCCCAGGCCCCCCCGGGCTCTCTACACCCTACCAGGAGGATGGCAAAGCTTGGCACCTGGCTGAAACAGAG CACTGGGGTGCCATGCCCTCTAA AGGGCCAAGGACCCAATTTGTCCCCCATGCCTCTTGGTGTCTGGGAAAAGCCAGGAGAAGGGAGGTGCAAGAGCATCTTCTCCCTGCGGCTGCCCTACCACACAGGACTGACAGAGGGCCTGGATAG